One genomic segment of Sorex araneus isolate mSorAra2 chromosome X, mSorAra2.pri, whole genome shotgun sequence includes these proteins:
- the ACKR1 gene encoding atypical chemokine receptor 1 — protein PIARTRAPALPCPVPVLQVSPTVADNSSQQDWGELFTEEELNELYYEDSVNDSDVTAAAPCRSCNLLDASSLPFFLLVSVLGFLASAAVLFALLRPLFRWRRCADRPVLAHAAAGSALFSLALPLLAPGLGGARPAPLCQLAHLAWHSSAFAQALLIASRACLGPRLGTGWLPRLILAALWAVSIMLGLPSALTSDSSEGSCPPSQGWGLLHTLHVSACCCLFVALPLGLLGATGLRAALGKGPCLWVDALWVWFIFWWPYGVMLGVDDLVRSRQVAIRSCHAQQVQDLLLQLAEGLATVHCVATPLLLALACHRAAHVAAPPLPPAPAPRPDPLAGKS, from the coding sequence CCCATCGCTCGCACCCGGgcacccgccctgccctgcccggtgCCCGTCCTGCAGGTGTCCCCGACCGTGGCCGACAACTCCAGCCAGCAGGACTGGGGCGAGCTCTTCACAGAGGAGGAGCTGAACGAGCTCTACTACGAGGACAGCGTGAACGACAGTGACGTCACCGCGGCCGCGCCCTGCCGCTCCTGCAACCTGCTGGACGCGTCCTCGCTGCCCTTCTTCCTCCTGGTCAGCGTCCTGGGCTTCCTGGCCAGTGCTGCCGTCCTCTTCGCCCTCCTCCGGCCACTCTTCCGCTGGCGGCGCTGTGCTGACCGGCCCGTCCTGGCGCACGCGGCCGCGGGCAGCGCCCTCTtcagcctggctctgcccctcCTGGCGCCGGGGCTGGGTGgtgcccgcccagcccccctcTGCCAGCTGGCCCACCTGGCTTGGCACAGCTCGGCCTTCGCCCAGGCGCTGCTGATTGCCAGCCGGGCCTGTCTGGGGCCCCGGCTGGGCACAGGCTGGCTCCCGCGCCTGATCCTGGCGGCTCTCTGGGCGGTGTCCATCATGCTGGGGCTGCCCAGTGCCCTGACCAGCGACTCCTCCGAGGGCTCCTGCCCCCCgagccagggctggggcctgCTGCACACCCTCCACGTCTCCGCCTGCTGCTGCCTCTTCGTCGCGCTGCCACTGGGCCTGCTGGGCGCCACGGGGCTGAGGGCGGCCCTGGGCAAGGGGCCGTGCCTATGGGTGGACGCGCTGTGGGTCTGGTTCATTTTCTGGTGGCCGTATGGGGTGATGCTGGGCGTGGACGACCTGGTGAGGTCCCGGCAGGTGGCTATACGGTCATGCCACGCCCAGCAGGTCCAGGACCTGCTGCTACAGCTGGCAGAAGGTCTGGCCACGGTGCACTGCGTGGCCACCCCCTTGCTGCTGGCCCTGGCCTGCCACCGGGCTGCCCATGTCGCcgccccaccactgccaccagcTCCGGCTCCCCGCCCGGACCCCCTTGCAGGCAAATCCTAA
- the LOC101541413 gene encoding mucosal pentraxin-like produces the protein MERLLLTTLLLLLPLLAVDAACSNLEGKAIIFPRQSVTDYVLLTAKHQKPLHSFTLCMKASSDLTRDYSLFSYSTRAHSNALLLYLNRPGEFSLSIGNSDIVFKTPLASKGPIHVCVTWESATGIATLWVDGKPQGRKGVSKGYVLDAHAKIILGQEQDSYGGKFEEKQSLVGEVWDVHLWDTIIPIKHTGPAHRNGNVLNWHSLDFQSYGYVVLKPKLWA, from the exons ATGGAGAGGCTGCTGCTGACcaccctgctgctgctgctgcccctgcTGGCCGTGGACGCGGCATGTTCAA ACCTGGAGGGGAAGGCGATCATCTTCCCCCGGCAGTCGGTCACCGACTACGTGTTGCTGACGGCAAAACATCAGAAGCCGCTGCACAGCTTCACGCTCTGCATGAAGGCCTCCTCCGACCTCACGCGAGACTACAGCCTCTTCTCCTACAGCACCCGAGCCCACAGCAACGCGCTGCTGCTCTACCTGAACAGGCCGGGCGAGTTCTCCCTGAGCATCGGCAACTCCGACATCGTCTTCAAGACGCCCCTGGCCTCGAAGGGCCCCATTCATGTGTGTGTCACCTGGGAATCGGCCACGGGCATCGCCACCCTCTGGGTGGACGGGAAGCCCCAGGGGAGGAAAGGCGTGAGCAAAGGCTATGTCCTGGACGCTCACGCCAAGATCATCCTGGGGCAGGAGCAGGACTCATACGGGGGCAAGTTTGAGGAAAAACAGTCCTTggtgggggaggtgtgggatgTGCACCTCTGGGACACCATCATCCCCATAAAGCACACGGGGCCCGCCCACCGAAACGGCAACGTTCTCAACTGGCACTCGCTCGACTTCCAGTCCTACGGCTACGTGGTTCTCAAGCCCAAGCTTTGGGCTtag
- the LOC129400069 gene encoding mucosal pentraxin-like produces the protein MDSCNLLAQALLLLTLGSVATGSTRLQVTPKSRVSLSPPWSRIFRGENVTLTSHLGNSSLLNGTTSWTHDSSPLTESTSSPTISGPRELDSGEYRCQGGDAQPSDPVRLGVFSGESGQVLRGKAIIFPRESASDYVLLTARHQKPLHSFTLCMKASSDLTRDYSLFSYSTRAHSNALLLYLNRPGEFSLTIGHSEIVFRTPQSSKGPIRVCVTWESATGIATLWVDGKPQGRKGVSKGYVLDANAKIILGQEQDSYGGGFDAKQSLVGEVWDVHLWDTIIPMKPTGPTCRIGNVLDWHSLSFQSYGYVVIKPKLWA, from the exons ATGGACTCGTGCAACCTGCTCGCCCAGGCCCTGCTGCTCCTCA CCCTGGGCAGCGTGGCAACAG gatCCACCCGTCTGCAAGTCACCCCAAAATCGAGGGTCTCCCTGAGCCCCCCGTGGAGCAGAATATTCCGGGGCGAGAACGTGACCCTCACCAGTCATCTCGGAAACAGTTCCCTGTTGAATGGCACCACCAGCTGGACACACGACAGCAGCCCTCTGACTGAAAGCACGTCCAGTCCGACCATCTCTGGACCCAGAGAGCTGGACAGCGGCGAGTACAGGTGTCAGGGAGGGGACGCGCAGCCCAGTGACCCCGTGCGCCTGGGCGTCTTCAGCGGTGAGTCTGGACAAG TGCTGCGGGGGAAGGCGATCATCTTCCCCCGGGAGTCGGCCTCCGACTACGTGTTGCTGACGGCAAGACATCAGAAGCCGCTGCACAGCTTCACGCTCTGCATGAAGGCCTCCTCCGACCTCACGCGAGACTACAGCCTCTTCTCCTACAGCACCCGAGCCCACAGCAACGCCCTGCTGCTCTACCTGAATAGGCCGGGCGAGTTCTCCCTGACCATCGGCCACTCCGAGATCGTCTTTAGGACCCCCCAGTCCTCCAAGGGCCCCATTCGCGTGTGTGTCACCTGGGAATCGGCCACAGGCATCGCCACCCTCTGGGTGGACGGGAAGCCCCAGGGGAGGAAAGGCGTGAGCAAAGGTTATGTGCTGGATGCTAACGCCAAGATCATCCTGGGGCAGGAGCAGGACTCATACGGGGGCGGCTTCGATGCCAAACAGTCCTTggtgggggaggtgtgggatgTGCACCTCTGGGACACCATTATCCCCATGAAGCCCACGGGGCCCACCTGCCGAATCGGCAATGTCCTCGACTGGCACTCACTCAGCTTCCAGTCCTATGGCTACGTGGTGATCAAGCCGAAGCTTTGGGCTtag